In one window of Sphaerodactylus townsendi isolate TG3544 unplaced genomic scaffold, MPM_Stown_v2.3 scaffold_59, whole genome shotgun sequence DNA:
- the LOC125425492 gene encoding olfactory receptor 11G2-like: protein MEFVNGSRVQEFVLLGFELGQSKRYLLLLFFGTLYVLTLAENITIITLVVLDTHLARLPMYILLSNFSWIEMCYVSATVPRMLFDLATLRGIISFHNCFIQFYVFFALGSTECFYLSAMALDRYLAICHPLRYPQIMSANSCYSLVGSCWIIGFLWYLVPAVLISRLPFCGSNIIDHFLCDAGPILSLACPPLGAAPIISQFCLNALIIGNMSFVALSYSVVVNTLMKSASPGSRMKAFSTISFHLLVVILFYGSVAGMYLIPGGENQSAITKAVTLFYTAVTPFLNPMIYCLRNNQVKEALFRLLKRKVSV from the coding sequence ATGGAGTTTGTCAATGGAAGTAGAGTTCAGGAATTCGTTTTGCTGGGATTTGAGCTTGGACAGTCGAAGCGGTAcctgctcctcctcttttttGGCACTCTCTACGTGTTGACGTTGGCTGAGAACATCACAATCATCACCCTGGTGGTTCTAGACACCCACCTGGCCCGGCTCCCCATGTACATCCTGCTGAGCAACTTCTCCTGGATAGAGATGTGCTACGTAAGTGCCACCGTGCCCCGGATGCTCTTCGACCTAGCTACCCTTCGTGGGATCATCTCCTTCCACAACTGCTTCATTCAGTTCTATGTCTTCTTCGCTCTTGGCAGCACCGAATGTTTCTACCTCTCAGCCATGGCCTTAGATCGGTACTTGGCCATCTGCCACCCTCTGAGATACCCACAAATCATGTCCGCCAACTCCTGCTATAGTCTTGTAGGTTCTTGTTGGATCATTGGCTTCCTGTGGTATCTTGTTCCAGCTGTTTTGATATCCAGGTTGCCCTTCTGTGGTTCCAACATCATTGACCACTTTTTATGTGACGCCGGGCCCATTCTGTCCCTCGCCTGCCCTCCGCTAGGAGCTGCCCCCATCATCAGCCAGTTTTGCTTAAATGCTTTGATTATTGGCAACATGTCCTTCGTTGCGCTCTCCTACAGCGTCGTGGTCAACACTCTAATGAAATCTGCCAGCCCAGGTAGCCGAATGAAGGCCTTCTCCACCATCTCATTCCACTTATTGGTGGTGATACTTTTCTACGGCTCCGTGGCGGGGATGTACTTAATTCCAGGCGGAGAAAACCAATCAGCGATAACGAAGGCCGTGACACTGTTCTACACGGCCGTGACACCTTTTCTTAACCCCATGATTTACTGTCTGAGGAACAATCAGGTGAAAGAAGCACTGTTTAGACTCCTGAAGAGAAAGGTGTCAGTATaa